From one Amaranthus tricolor cultivar Red isolate AtriRed21 chromosome 17, ASM2621246v1, whole genome shotgun sequence genomic stretch:
- the LOC130804616 gene encoding uncharacterized protein LOC130804616: MGSSFLKVIFIIFYITSQAHFISISTQVASEAVAGAPSTANEAIVPSPFRKLLSALCRHYDKSGKLHAYPCGQASTATYKEVSKGASGGKASGKEALAGPLRKDVSGSREAGRLWGKSTSGHHQISKLSEEPKITSSLISTNAAPNNFKPISDFTLTHA; the protein is encoded by the exons ATAACAAGCCAAGCACATTTTATATCAATTTCAACTCAAGTAGCTTCGGAAGCTGTTGCCGGAGCACCCTCCACGGCGAATGaag CAATAGTACCATCACCATTTAGAAAGTTATTATCGGCATTGTGCAGACACTACGACAAAAGTGGAAAGCTACATGCGTATCCCTGCG GCCAAGCTTCAACTGCTACGTATAAAGAAGTCTCTAAAGGTGCCTCAG GAGGAAAAGCCTCAGGAAAAGAAGCTTTAGCAGGTCCTTTGCGTAAGGACGTTTCAG GATCAAGAGAAGCAGGTAGACTTTGGGGAAAATCTACATCAGGGCATCATCAAATATCAAAGCTAAGTGAAGAACCAAAGATAACATCAAGCCTTATATCTACAAATGCAGCACCCAACAACTTTAAACCAATTTCTGATTTTACTTTAACCCATGCATGA
- the LOC130803795 gene encoding uncharacterized protein LOC130803795 codes for MQSRDIDRDYKIRLIASLDCIRYLLHQGLSFRGHDESRDSSNRGNFRELLQFLADHNEDISKVILSNAPGNQQMVSPMVQKDLVNAAAKETTKAIIEELNNDVFGILVDETRDISKKEQMAIVLRFIDKEGKIKERFIGITHVKDTCSSTLKEGIDLVLSEHGLSISRIRGQGYDGASNMQGEFNDLKTLIMRESSSAYFVHCFARQLQLTLVAVAKNHTEIACSFNWVAMLVNVVGGSNKRQDRASDTRWGSHYHSLVNLNIMFDIVIEVLDFFAQDGREREQRGEASFLSITLQTFDFIFSLKLMLNILGITNVLSKALQRRDQDSH; via the exons ATGCAATCTAGAGACATTGATAGGGATTATAAAATACGTCTGATTGCATCACTTGATTGTATAAGATATCTTCTACACCAGGGGTTATCATTTCGTGGTCATGATGAAAGTCGGGATTCTTCAAATAGAGGAAATTTTCGTGAACTTTTACAATTTTTGGCTGATCACAATGAAGATATATCTAAAGTTATTTTGAGCAATGCTCCTGGAAATCAACAAATGGTATCCCCTATGGTGCAAAAAGATCTTGTCAATGCCGCTGCCAAAGAAACGACAAAAGCTATAATTGAAGAACTTAATAATGATGTCTTTGGTATTTTGGTTGACGAGACTCGTGATATATCTAAGAAAGAACAAATGGCAATAGTTTTACGTTTTATTGATAAAGAAGGAAAGATTAAAGAACGATTTATTGGTATTACTCATGTAAAGGATACTTGTTCTTCCACTCTTAAAGAGGGTATTGATCTTGTTCTTTCTGAGCACGGGTTGAGTATCTCAAGAATTAGGGGTCAAGGGTATGATGGAGCAAGTAATATGCAAGGTGAGTTTAATGACCTTAAAACTTTGATCATGAGAGAAAGTAGTTCAGCTTACTTTGTTCACTGTTTTGCTCGTCAACTGCAACTTACCCTAGTTGCTGTCGCTAAAAATCACACAGAAATTGCTTGTTCTTTTAATTGGGTGGCTATGCTTGTTAATGTTGTTGGAGGATCTAACAAGCGTCAAGAT AGGGCTAGTGACACAAGATGGGGTTCTCATTATCATTCTCTTGTAAATTTAAACATTATGTTTGATATAGTGATTGAGGTGCTTGATTTCTTTGCACAAGATGGTAGAGAAAGAGAACAAAGAGGGGAAGCATCATTTTTGTCAATAACTTtgcaaacttttgattttattttttccttgaaATTGATGTTAAATATTCTAGGGATAACAAATGTTTTGTCAAAAGCATTGCAAAGGAGGGATCAAGATAGccattaa
- the LOC130803796 gene encoding uncharacterized protein LOC130803796, whose product MRDEGWDSLLKDVTNFCEQHEILVPNMNDNFFVNGKSRRMTPHVTMWHHYHANLFVSVIDMLLQELNNRFNETNLELLHSIACFSPLDSFHAFDLDNDLIELKHQLKVYIVDMRNDDRFALVLPVATAYSGESFSALNTVKTKLRKKMGDQWMNDCLVTFIEKDLFSSISNVLITRQFQDMKTCRNRL is encoded by the exons ATGAGAGATGAAGGGTGGGATTCCCTTTTAAAGGATGTCACAAACTTCTGTGAACAACATGAAATACTGGTCCCTAATATgaatgataatttttttgtcaatGGGAAATCAAGGCGCATGACTCCTCACGTTACAATGTGGCACCACTATCATGCTAACTTGTTTGTGAGTGTTATAGACATGTTACTTCAGGAGCTGAACAATCGCTTTAATGAAACAAATTTAGAATTGCTTCATTCCATAGCTTGTTTTAGTCCTCTTGATTCATTTCATGCTTTTGATCTTGACAA TGATCTTATAGAACTTAAACATCAACTTAAGGTTTACATTGTTGATATGCGAAATGATGATCGTTTTG CTTTGGTACTACCTGTTGCAACAGCATACAGTGGAGAGAGCTTTTCTGCGCTGAATACCGTTAAAACAAAATTGCGAAAAAAAATGGGAGATCAATGGATGAATGACTGCTTGGTAACTTTTATTGAGAAGGATTTATTTTCTAGTATTTCTAATGTTCTTATTACTCGTCAATTTCAAGATATGAAAACTTGTCGAAATAGGTTatag
- the LOC130803797 gene encoding uncharacterized protein LOC130803797: MASPTKIHPATLVTNIKTSIPIQHNESGSNFHTWVTLFKLHFRAHLVDSHIIPDDSSKALVSKDSEWQRLDDIVRTRIYGSISPSLLQSIVHPDDCAFDAWNRLENNFQNNKTS, translated from the coding sequence ATGGCCTCTCCCACCAAAATCCATCCCGCCACTTTGGTTACTAACATAAAAACAAGTATCCCTATCCAACATAATGAAAGTGGTTCCAATTTCCATACTTGGGTCACTTTATTCAAGCTTCATTTTCGAGCTCACCTTGTGGATTCTCATATTATTCCCGATGACTCCTCTAAAGCTTTAGTTTCTAAAGATTCCGAATGGCAACGTCTTGATGACATTGTTCGCACAAGGATTTATGGCTCTATTAGTCCCTCTCTTCTTCAATCTATAGTTCATCCCGATGATTGTGCCTTTGATGCTTGGAATCGTCTTGAgaataatttccaaaataataagACATCTTGA
- the LOC130804619 gene encoding BURP domain-containing protein 3-like produces the protein MTKLLLLFNFLFSLGLMRMGSGAPASISPEAYWKLKLPNTLMPQIIKQTLASAGLPISVPRKALQPNTKDSLSTVKGYDGLLSYKNNKGLQSINSYGGLLAYSKKGLQSSYGGLLAYSKKGLQSSYGGLLAYSKKDLQSTNSYGGLLAYSKKGLQSTNSYGGLLAYSKKGLQSTNSYGGLLAYSKKDLQSTNSYGGLLAYSKKGLQSTTGYGGLLAYSKKGLQSTNSYTFSYKDKHDDVKESVHVDESSSLKKDQVFFVEKDLHIGTTMTLHFQKSTRNGLLLPRQVSNQIPFSSEKLQETLQILSIDPKSNEANVLAHRIELCELPTIEGVEKKCVTSLESMIDYVASMIGTNVEALTTEVIKESKMEFTIKGVKKIAKNDHEIVICHKMGYPYAVYFCHRTKTLRSYRATLLGKDSTQIEAIVACHKETNDFLDNYAKNVLKIIPGSTHICHFPPAEDTIFWVPK, from the exons ATGACAAAACTCCTTTTgctctttaattttttattttca cttGGATTGATGAGAATGGGAAGTGGTGCTCCTGCATCAATTTCTCCAGAAGCTTACTGGAAACTTAAGTTGCCAAACACTCTCATGCCACAAATTATCAAACAGACTTTGGCTTCAGCTG GACTACCCATAAGTGTCCCTCGTAAAGCACTTCAACCAAATACGAAAGACTCATTATCAACTGTTAAAGGGTACGATGGCCTTTTGTCTTACAAAAATAACAAGGGATTGCAATCTATTAACAGTTATGGTGGCTTGCTAGCTTACAGTAAAAAGGGCTTACAATCTAGTTATGGCGGCTTGTTAGCTTACAGTAAAAAGGGCTTGCAATCTAGTTATGGCGGCTTGTTAGCTTACAGTAAGAAGGACTTGCAATCTACCAACAGTTATGGTGGCCTGTTAGCTTACAGTAAGAAGGGCTTGCAATCTACCAACAGTTATGGCGGCTTGTTAGCTTACAGTAAGAAGGGCTTGCAATCTACCAACAGTTATGGCGGCTTGTTAGCTTACAGTAAAAAGGACTTGCAATCTACTAATAGTTATGGCGGCTTGTTAGCTTACAGTAAGAAGGGCTTGCAATCTACCACCGGTTATGGCGGCTTGTTAGCTTACAGTAAAAAGGGCTTGCAATCAACTAATAGTTATACGTTTTCTTACAAAGACAAGCATGATGATGTCAAAGAATCCGTCCATGTAGATGAAAGTAGTAGTTTAAAAAAAGATCAGGTTTTCTTTGTTGAAAAAGACCTTCATATAGGTACAACAATGACTTTACACTTTCAAAAGAGTACAAGAAATGGTCTTTTGTTACCTCGTCAAGTGTCCAACCAAATTCCCTTCTCATCAGAAAAATTGCAAGAAACTCTTCAAATTCTTTCCATAGATCCTAAATCAAATGAGGCGAATGTGTTAGCGCATCGAATCGAGCTTTGTGAACTACCAACTATTGAAGGAGTTGAGAAAAAATGTGTGACATCACTCGAGTCCATGATCGACTATGTAGCTTCCATGATTGGTACAAATGTGGAAGCGCTTACAACCGAAGTAATTAAAGAATCAAAGATGGAGTTCACAATCAAAGGGGTAAAAAAGATTGCGAAAAATGATCATGAGATAGTTATTTGCCATAAGATGGGCTATCCCTACGCGGTTTATTTCTGTCACAGGACCAAGACTTTAAGGTCTTATAGGGCAACCTTATTAGGGAAAGACAGTACTCAAATTGAAGCAATTGTTGCATGTCACAAAGAAACAAATGATTTCTTAGATAATTACGCAAAAAATGTTCTTAAAATCATTCCAGGAAGTACCCATATTTGCCATTTCCCTCCAGCTGAGGATACCATTTTCTGGGTTCCCAAGTAA